TATCGCTCGTGTAACTGAGTTCGGGCGGCTGATCGCCGTGGCCGAGCCGCATGTTCCGCTCGTGGTAGATGTGAGCGACCGCCGCCAGCGTGACCGTTACGGCGATGATCCCGGCCCACGTCAGATTGGACAGGAGCGTCAGCGGATAGATCTCGAGCCACAGCGCGGCCACCAGCGCGGAACTGATCGCCCCCAGCGAGAGGTACAGTTCCCGCCAGGCGAACTCGCGGCCGGGGACGATCTCCAGGTAGACGCTGATGTCCCGCGTTCGGTCAGTCGCCTCGATGACGCCCGTCTCGGAGTCAAAGACGAGGATCCCGGACTTGTCCATCTTCGGGAGGTGGGTCTGCTGGAGAGTCGTGTAGACGCGCTTTCGTTGTTCGGGCGTCACCTTCTCGGGGATCGTGTCGTACTCCCAGGCGGCGACCTGCTGGGCGAGGTCGCCGAGCGCGACGGGTCGTCCGTCCTGTTTCAGGTACTGCAACACGTAGCGTCGCCGCTGGTTGCGCAGCACTTCGAAGATTTCGCCCTTCGAAAGCGGATCGCTCTCCTCGGCGTCCGCCGGTTCGTCAGTCACGTCTGTACCGTCGGTTTCGTCGGGCCGCCGGTGCTGTTGTTGGGGCACGTCGAATCACCTCGTGGTGCCAATCGGGTACCGCTCGGCGCCGTCGGGGGCGATGACGGCGTCCCATCCCGCACTCGAACCACTAATTGAGACTGTTCGCATAGCTGTTACGTCGTCGCACGAACGCCTCGTATATAATTCTCTTGCCCCGCTTTTCCCGGTTTCGTAAACGTCAATTCGGTTATAACGAGTTGTTTCCGACGACCGCCGCGATCGAGTCGGCGATTTCGCCGCCCAGTTCCGCCTTCGTTCCCTCGTAGCGAGCGGCGTCGGCGTCGTGGACCAGCAGCGCCGCGGTCCGATCCGACCCCATCACGCTCGCGTCGTTGGCGACGACGAAAGCCAGCCCCGCGCGATCGAGCGTCTCGCGGGCCTTTTCGATCATCGCCGCCTCGTCGCCCGAGGTCTCGGTCTTGAAGCCGACGATCGGCAGGTCGGGTCGCGCCTCGCGGACCTCGTCGATGAGTTTCGGCGTCGGCTCGAGGTCGAGCGAGCGCTCCTGACCCGAGCGGATCTTCTCGTCGCTGCCATCGACGGTGTAGTCGCCGATCGCGGCCGCCGAAACCAGCGCGTCGGCGTCCGCACAGACCTCGCGGGTCGCCGCGAGCATCTCGCTCGCGCTCTCGACGTGCCGGACGGTGGCGTAGGAGAGGTTCCCGTCGCCGTCGGTCTCGGGCGGTCCGTCGCCGTTCCCGATCGGCCGCGGGCCGACGACGCCGTGGACCAGTGTCACCTCGGCGCCGCGAGCGTAGCAGGCCCTCGCGACCGCGCGTCCCATCTTCCCCGACGAGCGGTTCGTGATCACGCGCACGGGATCGATCGACTCGGCGGTCGCGCCGCTGGTGACGACGACATGCTCGCCCTCGAGCGATCGCTCGCCGGCCGCGCGGGCCACGTCGCAGACGATCGCCTCCTCGCTGGCGATCTTGGCCTTCCCCTCCTCTATGCGCGGGTCGACGAAGTCGACGCCCCACTCGGCGACGGTGTCGATGGCCTCGAGGACGCCGGGGTGGTCGTACATCGGTTCGTGCATCGCGGGGGCGATGACGACCGGCGTGTCGGCGCCGAGCGCGGTCGTCGCGCAGGTCGTCACGGGCGTATCGTCGACCGCGCCGGCGATCTTGCCGACCGTGTTCGCCGTCGCCGGCGCGATCAGGAACACGTCGGCCCAGCCGTCGTTGCCACAGAGGTCGACGTGCTCGACGCTGCCGGTGATCTCGGTGACGACCTCGTTGTCGGTGGCGAACTCCACGGCCCAGGGGTGAATGATCCCCTGCGCACTGTCGGTCATGACGCCGCGCACCTCGGCCCCCTGTCGTCGCAACTCGTGGGCCAGTTCGACCGTCTTGACGGCCGCAATCGACCCCGTCACTCCGAGCGCGACGTTGACTCCCTCGAGCATTTGTCTGCTATTCTCTCTCGATGTGTGTTAAGCGTAGCGAGGCGGTTCCGGAGCTACGCTTCCGGGACGAGGTCGACCCGGTCGGCGAGCCACTCGAGGGCCCGATCGACGGTCTCGGGATCGGTACCGGTCACCTTCAAGCGGTTTCGCCGCTCCGTGTCCGGATAGCTGCCGATCGTCACGTCGAAGCGCTCGCGAGCGTCAGCGATCGCGTCGACGACCGACGCCTCCGGCTGCGGCGTGTATACGGTCCTCGAGACGGCGTCGCCGCTAAATTCCCCGGCGACCCGCTCGAACAGCGCTTTCAGCTCCGCGGGCACGCCCGGGAAGGCATACACGTTCCCGAGGACGCAGCCGGGACAGAGCCCCTCCGGATTGAGCAGCGGTCGGCTCCCGGCGGGCAGCGCCGCCCAGGCGTCGACGTCGAAGTCGAGCTCCTCGGGCGCGACCGACTCGGGATCGAGATCGCGGTACTCCGCGACGGTCTCGTGGACGTCTCGGCGGACGGACTGGTCGACGACGAGTTCGCGATCGAACGCATTCGCGAGGGAATCGGCGGTGACGTCGTCGTGAGTACCGCCGAGCCCGCCGGTCACGATCACGGCGTCGAGGGCGTCCGTCCACTCTCGGATCGTCGCCGCGATGCGGTCGCGGTCGTCGGGGAGGGTGAGAATCCGATCGACGGTCGCGCCGCGATCGGTCAACCGGCTCGCGAGCCACTTCGCGTTCGTATTCGCGATATCGCCGGCGAGCACTTCGTCGCCGACGGTGAGAATGGCGACATCCATCGAGCGAATCGACGCGGAGAACGGCAAAAAGAGTGGCGTCGAGTCGGTTCGCTACCGGCCGGATGGAGACAGCGGATTCGACACCTCGCTCGTGACGTACTCGTGGCGTTTGCCCCGTAGTCGCATCGCCGTCAGCGCCTTGTGCGTCGCCGGCCCGTCGAACAGCGCGCGTTCGTCGCGCTGAATCCGCTCGTCGGGGATGTCCCCGTCGGCGCGAAGTTCCGCGAACGCTCGCTCGCACTGCTTGCGGACCCGTGTCCAGCACGCTCGCTCGTCGACCGCGAGTTCGTGACAGACCGTCGCGACGAGTTCGGCGAGGTGGTTCTGGAAGAGCGCGTAGTACAGCTTCCGGTGGAGATCGGCCTCGTCGTCGGCCTCGAGGTCCGAATCCGGATACGGCTCGAGCGAGAGTCCGCGGGTCTCGAGCCGTCGGCCGTGAACCCGAATGCCGCCGAGGTCCCGGACCAGCGTCGCCGTCGGGGTCGCGTCCGTGGCGTCGAAGACGACCAAGCTGTTCTGGAGGTGGCTCTCGAGGGCGATGCCGTACGCCGAGCACAGCCACAACTGGTCGGGAACGACGACCGCGGTGTAGCGCTCGAGGAACGCGAGCGCGGCGTCCGCCCCGTCCGAGTGCCCGGTCGCCGCGCCGTACTGCTCGATAAGGTCACAGACGAGCGGGCGGCCGGAGATCGGGGAGTCGGCGACGAGGCTCGAGGCGACGACGGGGGACGCGTCGTCCGGGCCGTTCCGGACGAGCGGGTGCGCTGTGGGATTCGTCCGCAGCAGTCCCGACAAGTGCCGAGCGTCGTCGTACGCCTCGCCGCACGGATGGGGGCCGCCGGGCGCGTGGTAGCAGGTCGCCGCGGGTTCGGCCAACAGCCCCAGCGACTCGAAGGACTCCCGCTCCGCGATCGTCGTCACGATGTCGGTAACTCGCGGCCCGTTGGCCACGGCCTGGGGCGACAGCGTCCGCACGACGTTGGTCGTCTGGACGGGGATCGCCAGTTTGAGGTGGGGCAGCGGGCCATCGAAATGATCCGTTCGGTTGGAGTCGTACGGAACCACCGTGCGGAGATTCAGCTGCGGCGTCGCCGGGTGTGCGTAGTCGGGAAACGGAACGACGCGACCGTCGTCGATTCGGTCGGCGTAGCGGTCCGGAACCGTCCGGTGATACTGGAGAGGATGGACGGGAACGACGGCGTACGCGTCGGGGTCGCGGTCCGTCGGCAGCGCTCGCTCGAGGGCGCCCTCGAGGCCGTCGAACGTCGCGAACAGCCGATCGGTCAGACGGTCTCCCGCCTCGGCGACGTTTCGCTCGCCCCCGTCCGACCGGTCGCCGACGCTCGTCTCGAGGACGTGCTCGCGGTCGATCGCGACGAACCGGAGATCGATCCGGTCGGTGAACTCGGGCGCGTAGGCCAGCCCCTCCGCCGGGGTCATTCCGCGTCGGATCTTGCCGCTCGGATGGAACGGGTGGCCGTCGGTGACGATCCGCTCGAACGCGGCGGCGTAGTCGGCCGCCGGAATGCCGTCCGCGACGGCCTCGAGCGGTGATCGGTCCGCGCCGCCGTCGCGAGCGACGGTCCGCGCGTGAACGTCGCCGGCCAGTCGTGCGAGCGCGAGATTGGCGACGCTCTCGGCCACCTCCCCGCGGATCCGCTCGGCCTGTTCGGCGTCGCTGAACGCCCCCTCGCACTCGAGGAGCGGAACGAGATCCGCGGGGTGGGTCAGTTCCGTGAGGGTCCCTTCGGTCCATCGATAGAGGGCGCCGACCGGCCGGAACCGGTCGTAGCCGTGTCGACGTGCGATCGGGACGAACAGAACGGACCCGGAGTCGGAACACGGGACGACGGCGAGTCGACAACAGGATTCGGGAACCGCCGCGACGAGGTCGTCGACGACCGATTCGAGAGGGTCGCCTTCGAGTATCGAATCCGCCGCCGAAATTCGGTCCGTGTCCGCCGAGACCGACTCGAGGTCGACGAATCGAGCCGCGGGAAACCCGGCCGGATCGCCGCGGAGTATCCCGCGGGCGAATCGGTGGCAGATTTCGCGTCGGGCGCCCTCGAGGGCCTCGAGATAGGCGTCCCCGCCCGGTCGCGAGAGGTCGTGCGTCCGAGCGTATCTGGCGGCGGCGCCGACGGTCGCCCGTTCGGCCGCCGTGCGGAGGGTGGGGCGGTCGCGGTCTCCGCGCTTCGCCCCGGTCATAGTAGAGCCACGACGAACCGGTCCTTCCACGCGGCACGCTGTTAACTCACCGGGTGGCGATACACTGGTCGCGACCGCGTGGCCGTCCGACCGCCGTCAGTCCTCGTCGTCGACGTCGACGCTCGGGTGCATCGTCGGCCGTTCGTCCAACGGCTCCGCGAACGCCTCGAGCATCGTCTCTCGAGCCTGCTCGTCGCGTTCCCGGCGTTCCGACTCGTCGATCTCCTCACAGCCCGGCGGCACGTCGCGGTCGCGGCCGGTGAAGTAGCCCTCCGGGACGACCCAGTCGTGGTAGAGGTTCGCGTCCGAGTCGTGGATGACCGCGAGGCCAACCTTCGCCCCGTGGCCGGCCGCGACGATCGTCTGGTGGGGTTCGTCGGCGATCCGGCCCGCGGCGTAGACGCCGTCGACGGCCGTCCGGCCACCTCGGTCGACGTCGACGAAGTGTTTGCTCCCGCGCTGCATGCGCCCGACGTCCAGCGGGACGAGGTACTCGCTGTCCGACCACGAGGCGGCGATAATGCGGCGCGTTTCGACGGGGTCGCCGCCCTCGGTCTCGAGGACGAATCCCTGCTCCAAGTCCGTTTCGTCGCCGGTTTCACCGGCTTCTCGCGATTCCGACGGAATCGCGCCGTCGACCGGTACGGCGCGAGTCACGCGCCCGAGTTCGAACTCGGCGCCCGCGTTCCTCGCCTGGTCGCGGCTCAGTTGCAGGTACCGGCGGGCGTCGACGCCGTCGGGGTACCCGGGGTAGTTCTCGAGGCTGGCGTTTCGCGCGAGGATGGATTCGCCCCCGTCGATGACGAGGGTGTCCAGACCCGCTCGAGCGGTGAAGATCGATGCGGCGAGGCCGGCGACGCCGCCGCCGACGATACAGACGTCTCGCATGGGGGTCCGTTACCTGGCGGCGGTATAGAAGGTTGCCGTCTCGGGTTCGGCGCGGGACGAAGACGGAGCGAAAACGAGTTCCGGAACCGCAGGACCGTCGGGCGACCGTCAGTCGTCGGCCACGCCGGGTCCGCTGCTGGCGCCGACGTCCGGCGTCTGCAGCACCGTCACGTCGGTGTCTCGGCCGAGCGGCTCGAGACGGACGCTCGAGATCTTGTACTCGGGGATGCCGGCCTGCGGGTCGAACGTCTCCTGGGTGAGTTTGTTGACCGCGCCGGCCGCGAAGTGCATCGGGATGAACAGCGTCCCGTCACCGACGCGGTCGGTGACCTGTGCCTTCACGGCGATCTCGCCGCGCCGGGACTCGACGCGGACGTACTCGCCGTCGCTGACGCCGAGTTCGTCGGCCGTCGACGGGTTGATCTCGACGAAGCTCTCGCCGACGTGGCTCATCAGCCCCTCGACGCGGCGGGTGATCTGGCCGGTGTGCCAGTGGTAGAGCACCCGGCCGGAGGTGAGCGTGAGCGGGTAGTCCTCGTCGGGGAGTTCCCCGGGGTGGCCCCCGTCGGCGGGCACGAACCGCGCCTTGCCGTCGTCGAAGTTGAACTCGCCCTCCTCGTAGTCGTAGAGGTACGGCGTGCCGGGGTGGTCCTCGTCGGGGACCGGCCACTGGAGCCCGTGCTCGTCGCCCTCCTCGAGTCGCTCGTAGCTGACCCCGCCGTAGATGGGAGTGAGGTCGCTGATCTCATCCATGATCTCGCGCGGGTGGTCGTAGTTCCACTCGTAGCCGAGACGGCGCGCCAGCGCCTGCGTGATCTGCCAGTCCTGTCGCGCGTCGCCCGGCGGCTCCGCGGTCGGCCGGACCCGCTGGATCCGGCGCTCGGTGTTGGTGAACGTGCCGTGTTTCTCCGGCGAGGTCGCTGCCGGCAGGATCACGTCGGCGTGCTCGGCGGTCTCGGTCATGAAGATGTCCTGGACGACCAGGAACCCGAGGTCCGCGAGCGCCTCGCCGGCGTGTTCGACGTCGGGTTCGGAGAGCGCCGGGTTCTCGCCGACGACGTACAGCCCCTCGAGGTTGCCTTCGTGGGCCTCCGCGAGCATTTCGGGCACCGTGAGGCCGGGCTCCTCGGGCGGTCGATCGCCCCACTCCGCTTCGAACTTCTCGGCGACGTCCTCGTCGGACGGGTCCTGGTAGCCGGGCAGGCTGCCGGGGAGTGTCCCCATGTCGCCGCCGCCGCCCTGAACGTTGTTCTGGCCGCGGAACGGCGAGAGGCCGGCGCCGGGCTTCCCTAACTGACCGAGCACCAGCGCGAGGTCGGCCATCGCGAGCAGGTTCTCGGTGCCGGTGCTCTGCTGGGTCATCCCCATCGCCCAGCCGAAGACGACCGACTCGGCCTCGGCGAGGGTCTCGGCGGCCTCGGCGAGGTCGTCCGGCGAGACACCGGCCAGTTCCTCGACCTTCTCGGGGGTGAAGGCCTGGACCTTTTCCTTCAGTTCCTCGAAGTTCTTCGTGTTGCGTTCGATGAACGCCTCGTCGTGGTGATCGTGTTCGATAATGTAGCGGATGAGCCCGTTGAGCCACGTCACGTCGTAGCCGGGGTTGGTCCGCACGTAGTGGTCGGCGTGCTCGGCGATGTCGACCTTCCGCGGGTCGAAGACGACGAGGTCGGAGCCCTCGCGGACGTTCTGCTTGATACGCGTCGCGAGGACGGGGTGTGACTCCGTGGTGTTCGAGCCGCTGATGAGGTAGGCGTCGGCCTCGCCGACGTCCTCGTTGATGCGGTTGGTCATCGCGCCGAAGCCGACCGTCTGCTGGAGCGCCGCAACCGTCGAGGAGTGACAGAGCCGCGCGCAGTTGTCGATGTTCTTCGTCCCCAGGACCTGTCTGGCGAACTTCTGGACGAGGTAGGCCTCCTCGTTGCTGCCCTTCGAGGAGGCGAGACAGCCGACTGCGTCGATACCGCGCTCGTCCTGGATGGCGGTCAGCCGCTCGGCGACCAGATCGAGGGCCTCGTCCCAGGAGGCCTCCTCGAGTTCGCCGTCGTCGTTACGGATCAGCGGGCTGGTCAGCCGGTTCTCGCTGTTGGCGAACTCGTGACCGAACTTGCCCTTCACGCAGGTCGAGAAGTCGTTGGCGGGCGCGTCCGCGGGGTCGTCGACCGGTTCGACACCGAGCGTGTCGCCGTCCTCGCCCCACATCTCGAAGCGACAGCCGACGGCGCAGAAGCCGCAGGTCGTCTCTTCCGTGTCGATCTTGTCGAGCTGGTGGTTGCCGACCGCCTCGGCGATATCGAACATGTACCGTTCGGGGAGCACGTTCGCGGCGATCCCTTCGGCGGTGTGTTCGGCCGCGAGGAACGCCTGCTTCCCGTACTCGCTGGCGGCGTCGGCGGCCTTCTCCTTGGCCCGTTCCATGAACCCGGCGATACCGCGCTTCTGGGCGTTCATGGTCGCGCTGGCGCCGACCGAGACGTCGCCGCCGGGATTCGGCGACCGGTTCGGCGCGGTCGTGTCGTCGAGCGTTTCCGCGTCCTCGCCGTCGAGGACCGTCCCGATCGAATTGCGCTGGGTGAATCCGGGCAGCGGAAGCGTCGCAGCGCCGCCGATGCCCTTCTCAGTCAGCGCGCCAGTCGGACAGACCGTCGCGCAGTGGCCACAGGAGACGCAGTCGGAGTCGGCCATCGTCTCGGCGTCGGACTGGAAGCCGATGCGCGTGTCCTCGCCGTGGCCCTCGATGCGGAGGACGCCCTCTACCTGCACGTCGTTACAGCCCTCGACGCAGCGGTTACAGAGGATACACTTGTTGCGGTCGATC
Above is a genomic segment from Haloterrigena salifodinae containing:
- a CDS encoding competence/damage-inducible protein A, encoding MDVAILTVGDEVLAGDIANTNAKWLASRLTDRGATVDRILTLPDDRDRIAATIREWTDALDAVIVTGGLGGTHDDVTADSLANAFDRELVVDQSVRRDVHETVAEYRDLDPESVAPEELDFDVDAWAALPAGSRPLLNPEGLCPGCVLGNVYAFPGVPAELKALFERVAGEFSGDAVSRTVYTPQPEASVVDAIADARERFDVTIGSYPDTERRNRLKVTGTDPETVDRALEWLADRVDLVPEA
- a CDS encoding DUF7344 domain-containing protein; the encoded protein is MPQQQHRRPDETDGTDVTDEPADAEESDPLSKGEIFEVLRNQRRRYVLQYLKQDGRPVALGDLAQQVAAWEYDTIPEKVTPEQRKRVYTTLQQTHLPKMDKSGILVFDSETGVIEATDRTRDISVYLEIVPGREFAWRELYLSLGAISSALVAALWLEIYPLTLLSNLTWAGIIAVTVTLAAVAHIYHERNMRLGHGDQPPELSYTSDK
- a CDS encoding IucA/IucC family protein, encoding MTGAKRGDRDRPTLRTAAERATVGAAARYARTHDLSRPGGDAYLEALEGARREICHRFARGILRGDPAGFPAARFVDLESVSADTDRISAADSILEGDPLESVVDDLVAAVPESCCRLAVVPCSDSGSVLFVPIARRHGYDRFRPVGALYRWTEGTLTELTHPADLVPLLECEGAFSDAEQAERIRGEVAESVANLALARLAGDVHARTVARDGGADRSPLEAVADGIPAADYAAAFERIVTDGHPFHPSGKIRRGMTPAEGLAYAPEFTDRIDLRFVAIDREHVLETSVGDRSDGGERNVAEAGDRLTDRLFATFDGLEGALERALPTDRDPDAYAVVPVHPLQYHRTVPDRYADRIDDGRVVPFPDYAHPATPQLNLRTVVPYDSNRTDHFDGPLPHLKLAIPVQTTNVVRTLSPQAVANGPRVTDIVTTIAERESFESLGLLAEPAATCYHAPGGPHPCGEAYDDARHLSGLLRTNPTAHPLVRNGPDDASPVVASSLVADSPISGRPLVCDLIEQYGAATGHSDGADAALAFLERYTAVVVPDQLWLCSAYGIALESHLQNSLVVFDATDATPTATLVRDLGGIRVHGRRLETRGLSLEPYPDSDLEADDEADLHRKLYYALFQNHLAELVATVCHELAVDERACWTRVRKQCERAFAELRADGDIPDERIQRDERALFDGPATHKALTAMRLRGKRHEYVTSEVSNPLSPSGR
- the fdhF gene encoding formate dehydrogenase subunit alpha: MSTNLNTDAKTDTNANEALPGVPDLSDPRAETPVTAEFETGTANDPEAGTRGDELTTLTVGGERVTVPPGSTVIEAMEAVDDDVVSVGSGVDGIDDEDDTDVPALCHYDRDSDCGDEIGPRSECRTCMVETDEHGLVPSCSFPAEEGLTVETDTPDAEESRSVNLDLLLSNHNLRCTTCNGNGRCELQATAISEGVDHPRYGVFDDRDQYEPLDDTSSFIQIDRNKCILCNRCVEGCNDVQVEGVLRIEGHGEDTRIGFQSDAETMADSDCVSCGHCATVCPTGALTEKGIGGAATLPLPGFTQRNSIGTVLDGEDAETLDDTTAPNRSPNPGGDVSVGASATMNAQKRGIAGFMERAKEKAADAASEYGKQAFLAAEHTAEGIAANVLPERYMFDIAEAVGNHQLDKIDTEETTCGFCAVGCRFEMWGEDGDTLGVEPVDDPADAPANDFSTCVKGKFGHEFANSENRLTSPLIRNDDGELEEASWDEALDLVAERLTAIQDERGIDAVGCLASSKGSNEEAYLVQKFARQVLGTKNIDNCARLCHSSTVAALQQTVGFGAMTNRINEDVGEADAYLISGSNTTESHPVLATRIKQNVREGSDLVVFDPRKVDIAEHADHYVRTNPGYDVTWLNGLIRYIIEHDHHDEAFIERNTKNFEELKEKVQAFTPEKVEELAGVSPDDLAEAAETLAEAESVVFGWAMGMTQQSTGTENLLAMADLALVLGQLGKPGAGLSPFRGQNNVQGGGGDMGTLPGSLPGYQDPSDEDVAEKFEAEWGDRPPEEPGLTVPEMLAEAHEGNLEGLYVVGENPALSEPDVEHAGEALADLGFLVVQDIFMTETAEHADVILPAATSPEKHGTFTNTERRIQRVRPTAEPPGDARQDWQITQALARRLGYEWNYDHPREIMDEISDLTPIYGGVSYERLEEGDEHGLQWPVPDEDHPGTPYLYDYEEGEFNFDDGKARFVPADGGHPGELPDEDYPLTLTSGRVLYHWHTGQITRRVEGLMSHVGESFVEINPSTADELGVSDGEYVRVESRRGEIAVKAQVTDRVGDGTLFIPMHFAAGAVNKLTQETFDPQAGIPEYKISSVRLEPLGRDTDVTVLQTPDVGASSGPGVADD
- a CDS encoding NAD(P)/FAD-dependent oxidoreductase codes for the protein MRDVCIVGGGVAGLAASIFTARAGLDTLVIDGGESILARNASLENYPGYPDGVDARRYLQLSRDQARNAGAEFELGRVTRAVPVDGAIPSESREAGETGDETDLEQGFVLETEGGDPVETRRIIAASWSDSEYLVPLDVGRMQRGSKHFVDVDRGGRTAVDGVYAAGRIADEPHQTIVAAGHGAKVGLAVIHDSDANLYHDWVVPEGYFTGRDRDVPPGCEEIDESERRERDEQARETMLEAFAEPLDERPTMHPSVDVDDED
- the coaBC gene encoding bifunctional phosphopantothenoylcysteine decarboxylase/phosphopantothenate--cysteine ligase CoaBC translates to MLEGVNVALGVTGSIAAVKTVELAHELRRQGAEVRGVMTDSAQGIIHPWAVEFATDNEVVTEITGSVEHVDLCGNDGWADVFLIAPATANTVGKIAGAVDDTPVTTCATTALGADTPVVIAPAMHEPMYDHPGVLEAIDTVAEWGVDFVDPRIEEGKAKIASEEAIVCDVARAAGERSLEGEHVVVTSGATAESIDPVRVITNRSSGKMGRAVARACYARGAEVTLVHGVVGPRPIGNGDGPPETDGDGNLSYATVRHVESASEMLAATREVCADADALVSAAAIGDYTVDGSDEKIRSGQERSLDLEPTPKLIDEVREARPDLPIVGFKTETSGDEAAMIEKARETLDRAGLAFVVANDASVMGSDRTAALLVHDADAARYEGTKAELGGEIADSIAAVVGNNSL